AAGAACATCATTGGGAAGAACATGATCATTCCAATAGCACTGGCTGCTCGTTGCGAGCGGGCTACTGCAGAGACGAACATGAAGATAGAAGCAAGGCTCAGGAAGACAAGGACAAAACCTGTGATGAAAGAAATGAGGTTCCCGTCAAAGACAGCGTCATAGTGCAGAATCGCCACAGCAGTGAGCAGGACAATCCCGAGAATTGTAACAATGAAATTTGCAAGTGCAATGCTACCCAGAGTGGTGAGGGGCGTAATCGGAGATCCATGCAGGCGTTTGAAGAACTTAATGTGACGGTAGGAAACAATGGTCGGAGGTATGCCAAATAGGGCTGTTTGGGCGATGATGAAAACCATCAAGGGCGGCGCCACCTGATTGATGACAACCTCCTTAGGGACATTGGCAGGGATGAAAATCTCCATTATAACGAAGAGAAAGAAGGTCGGGAAGATGAAGTTGAAAAATAGGGCTTCTGGATCGCGCGTAAACATCTTTAGCTCGGTTAAGGATAGCTTAGTGAACTGCCTGAGGATCATCATTCTCTCATCTCCCTGCCAGTGATAGAGATGAAAACATCGTCAAGGCTTGGTTTTGAAACCGTGAAATCATGAAAATTGTGGTCATTCTCTCCAAGAATGCGAATGACCTCGCCCACAACCTGGTAGTCAGCACACTGAATGATGATGTTCTGGTTGCTCGTCTTCAAGCTGCACCTCTCGATGTTTTCAAACTTCGCTGCTATACTTGAGTCATCTACTGAGAAGCTGATCTTCAAGCCTCCGTTAATGCTTCCTGTGAGGTTAGAAGGAGTATCCAGGGCAACTATTCTTCCTTGATCAACAATAGCCACCCG
This portion of the Methanobacterium sp. genome encodes:
- a CDS encoding ABC transporter permease; its protein translation is MMILRQFTKLSLTELKMFTRDPEALFFNFIFPTFFLFVIMEIFIPANVPKEVVINQVAPPLMVFIIAQTALFGIPPTIVSYRHIKFFKRLHGSPITPLTTLGSIALANFIVTILGIVLLTAVAILHYDAVFDGNLISFITGFVLVFLSLASIFMFVSAVARSQRAASAIGMIMFFPMMFFSGVFMPLDMLPDWVRHYISPYIPVTYAVELMQELWIGTLLFDLTREVFILLGILGIGLLIAAYTFKWE